In one window of Massilibacterium senegalense DNA:
- the pseI gene encoding pseudaminic acid synthase, translating to MLNEIKVLDKVVGSTHKPFIIAEMSGNHNQSLDRALEIVEAAARAGVDALKIQTYTADTMTLDVEEGEFFIKDKNSLWKGKSLYKLYEEAYTPWEWHKPIFDRARELGMIPFSSPFDETAVDFLEELDVPLYKIASFENTDIPLIKKVASTGKPMIISTGMATVAELDETVRTARKYGCKDLILLKCTSTYPATPENTNIITIPHMRELFDVQVGLSDHTMGTGVAVASVALGATVIEKHFTLDRADGGVDSVFSMEPAEMKSLVIETERAWKSLGKITYGPTEKEKDSLKFRRSIYAVKNIKAGEEFTKENIKVIRPGYGLEPKYYEDLLGKQSKKDLKIGTPIRLDSIL from the coding sequence ATGTTAAATGAAATTAAAGTTTTAGATAAAGTAGTAGGGAGCACCCATAAGCCATTTATTATTGCAGAAATGTCAGGAAATCACAATCAATCTTTAGATAGAGCACTTGAAATTGTTGAAGCAGCTGCTAGGGCTGGTGTAGATGCGTTGAAAATTCAAACATATACAGCTGATACAATGACATTGGATGTTGAAGAAGGCGAATTTTTTATTAAAGATAAAAATAGTCTTTGGAAAGGGAAATCATTATATAAGCTATATGAAGAGGCTTATACACCTTGGGAATGGCATAAGCCTATTTTTGATAGAGCTCGTGAATTAGGTATGATTCCTTTTAGTAGTCCGTTTGATGAAACAGCAGTTGATTTTTTAGAAGAATTGGATGTTCCACTTTATAAAATAGCATCTTTTGAAAATACGGATATCCCTTTAATTAAGAAAGTTGCTTCAACAGGAAAACCAATGATTATTTCTACTGGAATGGCAACTGTAGCAGAACTAGATGAAACCGTTAGAACAGCGAGGAAATATGGTTGTAAAGATTTAATTTTATTAAAGTGTACGAGTACTTATCCTGCAACGCCAGAAAATACAAATATCATTACAATTCCTCATATGCGAGAATTATTTGATGTCCAAGTAGGATTATCTGATCATACAATGGGAACTGGTGTAGCGGTTGCTAGTGTTGCCCTAGGTGCTACGGTAATTGAAAAACATTTTACATTAGATAGAGCGGATGGTGGAGTAGATTCTGTATTTTCAATGGAACCAGCTGAAATGAAATCTTTAGTAATAGAAACAGAAAGGGCTTGGAAATCTTTAGGGAAAATAACATATGGTCCCACTGAAAAGGAAAAGGACTCCTTAAAATTTAGAAGATCTATTTATGCAGTAAAAAATATTAAAGCTGGGGAAGAGTTTACTAAAGAAAATATTAAAGTAATAAGACCAGGGTATGGGTTAGAACCAAAATATTATGAAGATTTGTTGGGTAAACAAAGCAAAAAAGACCTAAAAATTGGAACACCTATAAGGCTAGATTCAATTTTATAA
- the murJ gene encoding murein biosynthesis integral membrane protein MurJ: MKKTAVILMIVTIISKVFGFLRDISLSYFYGASNISDVYLISLIIPNVLFGIIGAGISTGYIPMYTLIEKQNGKKVADRFTSNLVGVLILMCTVIVILSLLFTESIIKIFASGFEGETLNLAIQFTRISIFGIYFTGLVYIFSGFLQLKGNYVIPALIGIPLNFFVILSIFLSSNINIIVLSIGSVIAFASQLILLIPFIIKKGYVHKFTINFKDEHLKKMGYMALPIIFGVSINQINILVDKTLASQIAVGGISALNYADRLNQFVQGIFVLSISTAMFPLITKMASANNIKGLKKTVSEAISLVNLLVIPITFISIIFAESVVNLLFGRGAFDSNALYMTSTALSFYAVGMIGFGLREVLSRTFYSLQDTKTPMINATMGVILNIILNIILSKFLGIGGLALATSISAIVTTLLLFLSLRKKIGPFGFKNIVISFLKILIASIIMGIISKYTYVYLINSIDCNFSLILSLILGCFVYFIVGNLLKIKEIKIIMKALKL, translated from the coding sequence ATGAAAAAAACAGCTGTTATATTAATGATAGTAACTATAATTTCTAAAGTTTTTGGTTTTTTAAGGGATATTTCTTTATCATATTTTTATGGTGCATCAAATATAAGTGATGTTTATTTAATATCTCTTATTATTCCAAACGTTTTATTCGGCATCATTGGTGCAGGTATTTCAACTGGATATATCCCAATGTACACATTGATAGAAAAACAAAATGGAAAAAAAGTAGCAGATAGATTTACAAGTAATTTAGTAGGTGTCTTAATATTGATGTGTACAGTTATTGTAATATTATCTTTATTATTCACGGAATCAATAATAAAGATTTTTGCTTCAGGGTTTGAGGGGGAAACATTAAATTTAGCAATACAATTTACAAGAATTAGTATATTCGGAATATATTTTACTGGTTTGGTTTATATTTTTAGTGGTTTTCTTCAACTAAAGGGTAATTATGTTATACCTGCATTAATAGGTATCCCATTAAATTTTTTTGTTATCTTATCTATATTTTTAAGTTCAAACATAAATATTATAGTATTATCAATTGGAAGTGTAATAGCTTTTGCCTCACAACTCATTCTATTAATTCCATTTATTATAAAAAAAGGATATGTGCATAAATTTACAATTAATTTCAAAGACGAGCATCTAAAAAAGATGGGTTATATGGCTTTACCAATAATATTTGGGGTATCGATAAATCAAATTAATATTTTAGTAGATAAAACATTGGCTTCTCAAATAGCCGTAGGTGGAATTTCAGCACTTAATTATGCTGATAGGTTAAATCAATTTGTGCAGGGTATATTTGTTTTATCTATTTCAACTGCTATGTTTCCTCTGATAACTAAAATGGCTAGTGCAAATAATATTAAAGGTTTGAAAAAAACAGTTTCAGAAGCAATTAGTTTGGTTAATTTGTTAGTAATCCCCATTACTTTTATTTCAATAATATTTGCTGAGTCAGTAGTTAACTTATTATTTGGTAGAGGGGCCTTCGATTCTAATGCTTTATATATGACATCTACTGCATTGAGTTTTTATGCTGTCGGAATGATAGGTTTTGGTTTACGCGAGGTATTATCTAGAACATTTTATTCTTTACAGGATACTAAAACACCAATGATTAATGCAACAATGGGTGTTATTTTAAATATTATTTTAAATATTATTTTATCAAAATTTTTAGGTATTGGTGGATTAGCATTAGCTACGAGTATATCTGCCATTGTGACGACATTACTACTGTTTTTGAGCTTAAGGAAAAAAATAGGACCATTTGGTTTCAAAAATATCGTTATTTCTTTTTTGAAAATTTTAATTGCTTCGATTATTATGGGTATTATCTCAAAATATACATATGTATATTTAATTAATAGTATTGATTGTAACTTCTCACTCATACTCTCACTTATACTAGGATGTTTTGTCTATTTTATTGTAGGAAATTTACTTAAAATAAAAGAGATAAAGATTATTATGAAAGCATTAAAATTGTAA
- a CDS encoding 6-hydroxymethylpterin diphosphokinase MptE-like protein has product MSKFSIKEKIEGLIYYAYNIFSDCIFLTLKFKDRKLIRKNMKFKDIHKNKRCFILGTGPSLKNVNPKYLEGEITFGVNHLYKSELLKYIIPTYYCLVDNKFLNEHSNITKKLVKEMKETTFFLRTETYTIFNTSTHAPVNVNYLYSKLYPVGKYKKNDIAKNSKATFNVVPECIKIAMYMGFTEIYLLGCDFNSFASINVEHCYDNENQKIISKRSRTLGEELKEYSIVSSIHYSLKEYADANNISIINLTTNSLLDAYEKKNIEDVIIN; this is encoded by the coding sequence ATGAGTAAATTTAGCATAAAAGAAAAGATAGAGGGGCTAATTTATTATGCATATAATATTTTTTCTGATTGTATTTTTTTAACGCTTAAATTTAAAGATAGAAAACTTATTCGGAAAAATATGAAATTTAAAGATATCCATAAAAATAAACGTTGTTTTATTTTAGGTACAGGTCCATCATTGAAAAATGTTAACCCAAAATATTTGGAAGGTGAAATTACTTTTGGGGTAAATCATTTATATAAAAGTGAATTACTTAAATATATTATTCCTACATATTACTGTTTAGTGGATAATAAATTTTTAAATGAACATAGTAATATAACAAAGAAGCTTGTTAAAGAAATGAAAGAGACAACTTTTTTTTTAAGAACAGAAACTTATACAATTTTCAACACATCTACACATGCTCCAGTTAATGTTAATTACTTGTATTCAAAACTATATCCTGTTGGTAAATATAAAAAAAATGATATCGCTAAAAATTCTAAAGCCACGTTTAATGTTGTGCCAGAATGTATTAAGATAGCTATGTATATGGGTTTTACAGAAATTTACTTACTTGGTTGTGACTTCAATTCCTTTGCGTCTATTAATGTTGAACATTGTTATGATAATGAAAACCAAAAAATAATATCTAAAAGAAGTAGAACTTTAGGTGAAGAACTTAAAGAGTATTCCATTGTAAGTTCTATCCATTATTCTTTAAAAGAGTATGCAGATGCAAATAATATATCTATTATTAATTTAACAACGAATAGTCTATTGGATGCTTATGAGAAAAAAAATATTGAAGATGTAATTATAAATTAA
- a CDS encoding glycosyltransferase family 4 protein, whose amino-acid sequence MKKHILVISQYFYPEQFRINDICEEWVKRGYKVTVLTGIPNYPQGKFYKGHSFLKKRKEIYKGIEIIRIPIIPRGNSSIMLALNYLSFVVSGFFFSFFTILKPDVVFIYEVSPMTQALPGVWLAKRRKIKCLLYVTDLWPENVEVVAGIKNQWVIGGIGRMVDYIYERCNLVLTSSKSFINSIESRGVQKEKLKFWPQYAEDFYKPVEVSKNDISEIPDDDYFNIIFAGNIGYAQGLDILPHVAQIINEAGLKVRFNIIGDGRAKEELISLAQVKKVSNNFNFIDRQPAEKIPFFMARGDAALICLSKNKVFEITIPAKLQSCLACKIPIIVSADGEVSDIILEAEAGVCSPAANVELLSKKIIELARLESEGLAKMAENGLFYYEKNFKKENLMDKVEKLICE is encoded by the coding sequence ATGAAAAAGCATATTTTGGTTATTTCTCAGTATTTTTATCCCGAACAATTTCGAATAAATGACATATGTGAAGAATGGGTAAAAAGAGGATATAAAGTAACCGTTTTAACTGGTATACCAAATTATCCACAAGGGAAGTTTTACAAAGGTCATAGTTTTTTAAAAAAGAGAAAAGAAATTTATAAAGGTATAGAAATTATTCGAATTCCAATTATACCTCGTGGTAATTCATCAATTATGTTAGCTCTAAATTATTTATCATTTGTTGTATCAGGATTCTTTTTTTCATTTTTTACAATATTAAAACCAGATGTAGTATTTATTTATGAAGTATCTCCTATGACCCAGGCTTTACCAGGGGTATGGTTAGCAAAAAGAAGAAAAATTAAATGTTTACTTTATGTAACAGATTTATGGCCAGAAAATGTAGAAGTAGTTGCTGGCATTAAGAATCAATGGGTCATCGGTGGAATAGGAAGAATGGTTGATTATATTTATGAAAGATGCAACTTAGTATTAACGTCGTCAAAGAGCTTTATAAATTCTATTGAATCAAGAGGAGTTCAAAAAGAAAAGTTAAAATTTTGGCCACAATATGCCGAAGATTTTTACAAACCTGTAGAAGTTTCTAAAAATGACATTTCTGAAATACCTGATGATGATTATTTTAATATTATTTTTGCTGGGAATATTGGATATGCACAAGGTTTGGATATATTACCCCACGTAGCTCAAATAATAAATGAAGCTGGTTTAAAAGTAAGATTTAATATTATAGGAGATGGCAGGGCTAAAGAAGAATTGATTAGCCTAGCCCAAGTTAAAAAGGTAAGTAATAATTTTAATTTTATTGATAGACAACCAGCAGAGAAAATTCCTTTTTTTATGGCTAGAGGGGATGCTGCACTAATTTGTTTATCAAAAAATAAAGTTTTCGAAATTACTATTCCTGCAAAACTTCAATCTTGTCTTGCTTGTAAAATTCCTATTATTGTTAGTGCTGATGGTGAAGTATCTGATATTATATTAGAAGCAGAAGCTGGTGTTTGTAGCCCTGCCGCAAATGTAGAATTATTATCGAAAAAAATTATTGAATTGGCAAGACTTGAAAGCGAAGGACTAGCGAAAATGGCTGAAAATGGACTTTTTTATTATGAGAAAAACTTTAAAAAGGAAAATTTAATGGATAAAGTCGAAAAATTAATATGTGAGTAA
- the wecB gene encoding non-hydrolyzing UDP-N-acetylglucosamine 2-epimerase, with protein MKNKMKVMTIVGTRPEIIRLSEVIKACDRYFDHMLVHTGQNWDYTLNKVFFEEFSLREPDYYLNAVGDHLGETIGNIIAKSYEVLVKERPDALLILGDTNSCMSAIAAKRLKIPIFHMEAGNRCFDQNVPEEINRKIVDHVSDINLPYTEHSRRYLLSEGIRKEHIFVTGSPMTEVIYKNMDNIINSKVLEELGLEKGKYILVSAHREENIDNEENFFSLMNALNNIAETYQLPVIYSTHPRSWKRIEERRFKFHPLIKQLKPFGFFDYNQLQLNSFCVLSDSGTLSEESAILGFPGVLIRTSTERPEVLDKGTIIIGGINQKDIIQSVELSRMMWKNNEKTVIATDYTDTNVSIKVLKIIQSYTKVINRVVWVKSYE; from the coding sequence ATGAAGAATAAAATGAAAGTTATGACAATTGTGGGAACAAGACCAGAAATTATTCGATTATCAGAAGTAATCAAGGCTTGCGATAGATATTTTGATCACATGTTAGTACATACTGGGCAAAACTGGGATTACACATTAAATAAGGTATTTTTTGAGGAATTTAGTCTCCGTGAACCAGATTATTATCTTAATGCTGTTGGTGACCATCTTGGTGAAACAATAGGGAATATTATTGCAAAGTCATATGAAGTTTTGGTGAAAGAAAGGCCAGATGCTTTATTAATTTTAGGAGATACGAACAGTTGTATGTCAGCTATAGCTGCGAAACGTTTAAAAATACCTATTTTTCATATGGAAGCAGGAAATAGATGTTTTGATCAAAATGTTCCTGAAGAAATTAATCGAAAAATTGTCGATCATGTTTCAGATATTAATTTACCATATACAGAACATAGTCGCCGTTATTTGTTGTCTGAAGGAATCCGTAAAGAACATATTTTTGTTACTGGATCACCAATGACTGAAGTAATTTATAAAAATATGGATAATATTATAAATAGTAAAGTACTTGAAGAATTAGGACTCGAAAAAGGTAAATATATCCTTGTTTCAGCGCATCGTGAAGAAAATATTGATAATGAAGAAAATTTCTTTTCGTTAATGAATGCTTTAAATAATATTGCAGAAACATATCAATTACCAGTTATTTATTCAACCCATCCACGTAGTTGGAAAAGGATTGAAGAGAGAAGGTTTAAATTTCATCCATTAATTAAACAATTGAAACCGTTCGGTTTTTTTGATTATAATCAGTTACAATTAAACTCATTTTGTGTTTTATCAGATAGTGGTACTTTATCAGAAGAATCAGCAATTCTTGGTTTTCCTGGAGTATTAATAAGAACTTCTACAGAGAGACCAGAAGTACTAGATAAGGGTACTATAATAATTGGTGGAATTAACCAAAAAGATATTATTCAATCAGTTGAACTAAGCCGAATGATGTGGAAAAATAATGAGAAAACAGTTATCGCTACTGATTATACAGATACTAATGTATCAATCAAGGTTTTGAAAATTATACAAAGTTATACAAAAGTAATCAATCGAGTGGTATGGGTGAAAAGTTATGAGTAA
- the pseC gene encoding UDP-4-amino-4,6-dideoxy-N-acetyl-beta-L-altrosamine transaminase, with protein MLPAILGGEPIRKKPLPYAKQYIDNDDCKAVTDVLKSDFLTTGPKAREFEEKIADYVGTKFAVAFSNGTAALHAACFAAGVKSGDEVITTPITFAASANCALYMGATPVFADINSDTFNIDPNEIAKKITKNTKAIIPVDFTGQAVDIDAINELVKGTDIVVIEDSAHALGTKYKGTRVGGLTDMTEFSFHPVKTITTGEGGIITTNNKNYYEKLTNFRGHCITRDINQLHNKDGGGWYYEQLDLGYNYRITDFQCALGISQMKKLDWFITRRKEIVSKYNEAFKNLEGVILQKNADFSDASNHLYVLKLDLPNLKATRKEIYNALIAEHIGAHVHYIPVYWHPYYQKLGYGKGLCPRAEELYNCMLTIPLFPAMSDEDIDDVINGVYKIINYYRK; from the coding sequence ATGTTACCAGCAATTTTAGGTGGAGAACCAATTAGAAAAAAACCATTACCTTATGCTAAACAATATATAGATAATGATGATTGCAAGGCAGTTACGGATGTATTAAAAAGTGATTTTTTAACAACAGGACCGAAAGCTAGGGAATTTGAAGAAAAAATAGCGGATTATGTAGGAACTAAATTTGCTGTTGCATTTTCAAATGGTACAGCAGCTTTACATGCAGCATGTTTTGCAGCTGGGGTTAAATCAGGAGATGAAGTTATTACAACGCCGATAACCTTTGCAGCTTCAGCTAACTGTGCTTTATACATGGGAGCAACCCCTGTATTTGCAGATATTAATTCTGATACATTTAATATAGATCCTAATGAAATCGCTAAAAAAATTACCAAAAATACAAAAGCAATTATTCCTGTAGACTTTACTGGACAAGCGGTTGATATTGATGCAATAAATGAATTAGTTAAAGGTACGGATATTGTTGTTATAGAAGACTCAGCTCATGCATTAGGTACAAAATATAAGGGAACTCGTGTTGGTGGATTAACAGATATGACTGAATTTAGTTTTCATCCTGTTAAAACAATTACAACGGGTGAAGGTGGTATTATTACTACAAATAATAAGAATTATTATGAAAAATTAACGAATTTTAGAGGCCATTGTATTACTCGAGATATTAATCAACTTCATAACAAAGATGGTGGAGGCTGGTATTACGAACAACTTGATTTAGGATATAATTATCGTATTACAGATTTTCAATGCGCCCTTGGTATAAGTCAAATGAAAAAGTTAGATTGGTTTATTACAAGAAGAAAAGAAATAGTATCAAAATACAATGAAGCTTTTAAGAATTTAGAAGGCGTTATTCTACAAAAAAACGCTGATTTTTCAGATGCGTCTAATCATTTATATGTCTTAAAGCTTGATTTACCAAATTTAAAGGCAACTCGTAAAGAAATTTATAATGCTTTAATTGCTGAACATATAGGTGCACATGTACATTATATACCAGTTTATTGGCATCCATATTATCAAAAATTAGGATATGGAAAAGGATTATGCCCAAGAGCAGAAGAATTATATAATTGCATGCTTACCATCCCTTTATTTCCTGCGATGTCTGATGAAGATATTGATGATGTAATTAATGGAGTTTATAAAATTATTAATTATTATAGAAAGTAG
- the pseH gene encoding UDP-4-amino-4,6-dideoxy-N-acetyl-beta-L-altrosamine N-acetyltransferase has protein sequence MVKLRKIKKSDLKMIMEWRMSPEVTKYMYTDPKLTLEDQEKWYEKINQQSDVEKYWIIQLNDGTDVGVMSVNNIDILNRQASWAYYIGSIAARGKGLGRILECNMYDYVFDELKLNKLWCEVFEFNEKVINIHKKFGSKIEGVLKEHIYKNGEYFNVVRMGILKKEWEFEKTNHDYEKLEIEYY, from the coding sequence ATGGTAAAGTTGAGAAAAATTAAAAAATCTGATTTAAAAATGATTATGGAATGGAGAATGTCTCCAGAAGTAACAAAGTACATGTATACAGATCCTAAATTAACATTGGAAGATCAAGAGAAATGGTATGAAAAAATTAATCAACAAAGTGATGTTGAGAAATACTGGATTATTCAATTAAATGATGGAACAGATGTAGGAGTAATGAGTGTAAATAATATAGATATACTAAATAGACAAGCTTCATGGGCCTACTACATTGGAAGTATAGCTGCAAGAGGTAAAGGTTTGGGGAGAATTTTAGAATGTAATATGTATGATTACGTATTTGATGAATTGAAATTAAATAAATTGTGGTGCGAAGTATTTGAATTTAATGAAAAGGTAATAAATATACATAAAAAATTCGGATCAAAAATCGAAGGAGTATTAAAAGAACATATTTATAAAAATGGAGAATACTTCAACGTCGTACGTATGGGGATTTTAAAAAAAGAATGGGAATTTGAAAAGACAAATCATGATTATGAAAAATTAGAAATTGAATATTATTAA
- a CDS encoding polysaccharide biosynthesis C-terminal domain-containing protein, translated as MKILVTGAKGFIGGNLVAELKNRGYTEIYECTRETEENLLAMYTKKCNFVFHLAGINRPRDKKEFMEGNYEFTLKLLNLLKKHNNPSPVLFTSSIQAQKNNPYGESKRAGEKLFFSYTKETGVKTFIYRLPNIFGKWCKPNYNSVVATFCYNVSRDLEIQVSDKNVDLTLCYIDDVIEEFIKAMEEEPTTEEKYCIIPLLYKIKLGELADLIQSFKESRQNLFVPNLGDPLTKKLYSTYLSYLPEGKFSYPLTMHIDQRGSFTEFIKSPERGQVSVNISRPGITKGNHWHHTKNEKFLVVSGEGLIRFRKIDLDEIIEYRVSGRNLEVVDIPVGYVHSIVNVGKDDLVTLMWANEPFDPDKTDTYFLEV; from the coding sequence ATGAAGATTCTAGTCACAGGGGCAAAGGGATTTATAGGGGGAAATCTTGTTGCTGAATTAAAGAATCGAGGATATACAGAAATATATGAATGTACTAGAGAAACAGAAGAGAACTTGTTAGCGATGTATACAAAAAAATGTAATTTTGTTTTTCACCTTGCTGGTATTAATAGACCTAGAGATAAAAAAGAGTTTATGGAAGGAAATTATGAATTTACATTAAAATTATTAAACTTACTAAAAAAACATAATAATCCATCCCCGGTTTTATTTACTTCTTCAATCCAAGCCCAAAAAAATAATCCGTATGGAGAAAGTAAAAGAGCCGGTGAAAAATTATTTTTCTCTTATACTAAAGAAACAGGAGTAAAAACATTTATTTATAGGCTTCCAAATATTTTTGGAAAGTGGTGTAAACCGAACTATAACAGCGTGGTGGCAACTTTTTGTTATAATGTTTCAAGGGACCTTGAAATACAGGTTAGTGATAAAAATGTGGATCTTACATTATGTTATATTGACGATGTGATAGAAGAATTTATTAAAGCGATGGAAGAAGAACCAACAACAGAAGAAAAGTATTGTATAATACCACTTTTATATAAAATTAAATTAGGTGAATTAGCTGATCTAATTCAAAGTTTTAAAGAAAGTAGACAAAATCTTTTCGTCCCTAATCTAGGAGATCCATTAACAAAGAAACTTTATAGTACTTATTTAAGCTACCTTCCCGAAGGTAAATTTTCATATCCATTAACGATGCACATCGATCAAAGAGGATCATTTACGGAGTTTATTAAATCACCTGAGCGAGGTCAGGTTTCAGTAAATATTTCAAGGCCAGGTATTACAAAGGGTAACCACTGGCATCATACGAAAAACGAAAAGTTTTTAGTGGTTAGTGGTGAAGGTTTAATTCGTTTTAGAAAAATTGATTTAGATGAGATTATTGAATATCGTGTTAGTGGCAGAAACCTTGAAGTAGTAGATATTCCTGTTGGATATGTACACTCTATTGTGAACGTTGGCAAAGATGATCTTGTAACTTTGATGTGGGCAAATGAACCTTTTGATCCAGATAAGACAGATACATACTTTTTGGAGGTTTAG
- a CDS encoding nucleoside-diphosphate sugar epimerase/dehydratase — MFKNKTLLITGGTGSFGNAVMKRFLDTDIGEIRIFSRDEKKQDDMRKHYKSDKLKFYIGDVRDLASVKNAMHDVDYVFHAAALKQVPSCEFFPLEAVKTNVIGTDNVLTAAINYGVKKVICLSTDKAAYPINAMGISKAMMEKVFVAKSRTVSPEKTLICGTRYGNVMASRGSVIPLFIEQIKNGQPLTVTDPNMTRYLMSLEEAVELVIFAFENAKAGDIMVQKAPASTVGDLAQAVKELFHADNEIKVIGTRHGEKLYETLLTKEEYVVAEDLGGFFRVPADQRDLNYDKYFVDGDMKLSTEQEYNSHNTQLLNVEQIKEKLLTLDYVRKELKGYN, encoded by the coding sequence ATGTTTAAAAATAAAACTTTACTTATTACTGGAGGAACAGGTTCATTTGGTAATGCTGTAATGAAACGATTTTTAGATACAGATATAGGGGAAATTCGAATTTTCTCTCGTGATGAAAAAAAGCAAGATGATATGCGTAAACACTATAAAAGTGATAAACTTAAATTTTACATTGGTGATGTAAGAGATTTAGCAAGTGTTAAAAACGCCATGCATGATGTTGATTATGTATTTCATGCTGCAGCTTTAAAACAAGTTCCTTCATGTGAGTTCTTTCCACTTGAAGCAGTAAAAACAAATGTAATTGGTACAGATAATGTTTTAACGGCTGCCATTAATTATGGGGTAAAAAAGGTAATTTGTCTTTCTACAGATAAAGCTGCTTATCCAATCAATGCCATGGGTATTTCAAAGGCAATGATGGAAAAAGTATTCGTAGCAAAATCAAGAACAGTCTCTCCTGAAAAAACACTCATTTGTGGAACACGTTACGGAAATGTAATGGCTTCAAGAGGATCAGTTATCCCTCTTTTTATTGAGCAAATTAAAAATGGACAACCATTAACAGTGACAGACCCAAATATGACAAGATATTTAATGAGTCTTGAGGAAGCTGTAGAGCTTGTCATTTTTGCGTTTGAAAATGCTAAAGCAGGAGACATTATGGTTCAAAAGGCACCTGCAAGTACAGTTGGAGATCTCGCGCAAGCAGTGAAAGAATTATTTCATGCTGATAATGAAATTAAAGTCATTGGAACCCGTCATGGTGAAAAGTTATATGAAACATTGCTTACAAAAGAAGAATATGTAGTGGCTGAAGATTTAGGTGGCTTCTTTAGAGTTCCAGCTGATCAAAGAGATCTTAATTATGATAAATATTTTGTTGATGGAGATATGAAGTTATCTACAGAACAAGAATATAACTCTCATAATACACAATTATTAAATGTAGAGCAGATTAAAGAAAAATTATTAACTTTAGATTATGTAAGGAAAGAATTGAAAGGGTATAATTAA
- a CDS encoding cytidylyltransferase domain-containing protein, which translates to MKVGVIIQARMGSTRLPGKIMKEVMGKPLLEYQIERVKRAKTIDEIIIATTTKKADNQIAEFCEQLSIPCYRGSEEDVLARYYEAATKYKVDIIVRITSDCPVIDPEVIDRVVDKYQDGNYDYVSNTIERTFPRGMDTEVFSYAILKQMYNEANQSIEREHVTPYLYLNPDRFKIGNYSNEDNHGFLRLTVDTQEDFLLIEDIFINLYSKNPKFKLKDLVYYLVELHPEKQNINCSIEQKKLGE; encoded by the coding sequence ATGAAAGTAGGAGTAATAATTCAAGCTAGAATGGGCTCTACAAGACTTCCAGGGAAAATTATGAAAGAAGTAATGGGAAAACCATTATTGGAATATCAAATTGAACGGGTAAAACGTGCAAAAACAATTGATGAAATTATTATTGCTACTACAACAAAAAAAGCAGATAATCAAATTGCTGAGTTTTGTGAACAACTTTCTATTCCTTGTTACCGCGGTTCAGAAGAAGATGTATTAGCAAGATATTATGAAGCAGCAACAAAATACAAGGTAGATATTATTGTTAGAATAACTTCTGATTGTCCGGTTATCGATCCAGAAGTGATTGATCGAGTAGTAGACAAATATCAAGATGGTAATTATGATTATGTATCTAATACAATTGAACGAACTTTCCCTAGAGGTATGGATACAGAAGTATTTTCTTATGCAATTTTAAAACAAATGTATAATGAAGCAAATCAATCAATAGAGCGTGAACATGTAACTCCATATCTTTATTTAAATCCTGATAGATTTAAAATAGGAAACTATAGTAATGAAGATAACCATGGTTTTCTTCGATTAACTGTAGATACGCAAGAAGATTTTTTGTTAATAGAAGATATTTTCATTAATTTATATTCTAAAAATCCAAAATTTAAATTAAAAGATCTTGTTTATTATTTAGTAGAGTTACACCCTGAAAAACAAAATATTAATTGTTCCATAGAGCAAAAAAAATTAGGTGAATGA